From Plasmodium malariae genome assembly, chromosome: 4:
agaggACAAGAAGGAGAACAAGATGTTGATATTATTGAGGaagaaagatataaaaaaaaactcacttcttttggaaaaaataaaacaaagatGGAAAATAATGACACAACACAAAAGTTTGACTATTTACCATTCAATAATCTAAAATTTGTACTAACAGGAGTATTCAAGAATTTTTCAAGAGATGATTTACAATCAAAGATTAAAGAACATGGTGGTAGTGTAATGTCAGCTGTGTCATCAAAAActcattatttaattcatgGTGAATATTTGGAAGATGGAAGACTATACAATGAAGGgaggaaatatttaaaagcaTTTGAATTACAACAAAAAAGTAATTctatcattaaaatattaaatgaggAACAGCTTTTGGAATTACTCCCAGAAGGGAAAAGTCATCCACAATATGAAGAGCAGTATGGTACACACAATGGTGATGCAAATAAGGAAAATTCAGATAAATCAGAATATCAagattttgtaaaaaaacaaCAGAGCGATTATTcaacaaattataaaagcGCTAGTGACAACTACAGTAGCAGCAACATGCTCGATAAGGAAAGTAGAAAAGACAAACATGATAATGGCCTAGGAAACTACAACAATGAAGTGGATGAAAGGAATAAATTAAGCAATAACAAAGTGCTCAATCAACTTTGGGTTGAAAAATATAGAcccaaaaatattaatgaattagTTGGTAATAATCAAAATGttctaaaattaaaaaattggcTAGCCAGTTGGGAAGATGTATGTATAAGGGGAATGAAAAAACAAGTAACTAAAACATTTCGAGGTATCtatgaaaatgtaaatgCACGTTGTGCTTTACTAAGTGGTGCTGCAGGTATTGGAAAAACAACGACTGCAAAGATTATATCAGAAGCTTCAGGATACAATGTAATCGAATTTAATGCTTCAGATGAACGAAATAAAGCAgcaattgaaaaaattagtGAAATGGCAACTGGAGGATATTCTATAGCTTCGTTAAAAAGTCGTAAGTTATCAAAAACTTGTATTATAATGGACGAAGTAGATGGTATGTCAAGTGGTGATAAAGGTGGGAGTGCagcaattttaaaattaatagaaaaaacaaaatgtcctattatatgtatatgtaatgaTAGGcaaaatagtaaaatgaGAACATTAGCTAATAAATGTTATGATTTAAAATTTACTGTACCAAATAAAAATGCTGTTGTTAAAAGACTTTTAGAAATATGtaagaaagaaaatattatgatgGAACCTAATGCCTTGGAATTATTATGGGAAACTACCGTAGGAGATATGAGACAAATGTTAAACACACTGCAACTGTTATCAAAAACATATAAGAGGATACAATTTttagatttaaaaaaagaattaaataattctaataaaaatgtacagTCTTTAGCTAACCCTTTTGAAATAACTCTCaaacttttaaattttcatgaATCATCAAAACTTAAGGTAAGAGAAATTATGGATCTATTTTTTGTCGATTATGAGTTAATTCCTTATTTTATAAGtgaaaattatacaaatgtttttaatgataatgataaatCACCTAActcaataaataaatggaaTGCTTTTGCTCAAATATCATATGATTTAGCACTAGctgacaaaataaaatataatatgaaaacaaCTATGGACTTTTCTTTATTACcacatttttctattttatctTGTGTGTGTCCAGTTATGCGCATTAAATTActcaaattatttatgtcAGGAAGAATTAATTTTCCTTCAGCTTTTGGAAAAATTTctacatttaataaaaataaaagattattaaatgagttatgttttaatatatcctATAAACTTAATGTATGTCCTAAATATATGGTAACTTCTGGATTTttaagttatatttattttaaaattatgacacctttacttaaaaataatataaatgaagcCATTGAGTTAATggaagaatataatattactagAGAAATGATTACTGAAATTTTACCATCTCTAAGATTACCTAATCaggaaaatttatatgataaaCTTGATTCAAAAGTAAAAGCTTCGTTTACTCGTTTATATAACTCCTCGCATGTTATCAAAAACGATCCTAACTCATTAAGGAAAGGACTCACATcgactgaaaaaaaaagcacatttaaaattaacgAGTATGAATCTGAT
This genomic window contains:
- the RFC1 gene encoding replication factor C subunit 1, putative — protein: MCSKGKNLFDKDSDDDIGRKRKRLKKVSSNLFDNEEDDDDDFFDNEGKDKSLSKSVVEINDDDEVEEGNKNILEKKSLNKKASNKPVYYDITSYFKPSSKKIDVNSNNNSNNNNNNNSNNSNSNNSNSNNSNRNNSNSNNSNSNNRNSNNRNSNNSNSNNRNNNYSSNRNNSVMIKSSSNNSSKIPVKNVSEYFDLLEKDQKNVKGENAKPNLKRERGQEGEQDVDIIEEERYKKKLTSFGKNKTKMENNDTTQKFDYLPFNNLKFVLTGVFKNFSRDDLQSKIKEHGGSVMSAVSSKTHYLIHGEYLEDGRLYNEGRKYLKAFELQQKSNSIIKILNEEQLLELLPEGKSHPQYEEQYGTHNGDANKENSDKSEYQDFVKKQQSDYSTNYKSASDNYSSSNMLDKESRKDKHDNGLGNYNNEVDERNKLSNNKVLNQLWVEKYRPKNINELVGNNQNVLKLKNWLASWEDVCIRGMKKQVTKTFRGIYENVNARCALLSGAAGIGKTTTAKIISEASGYNVIEFNASDERNKAAIEKISEMATGGYSIASLKSRKLSKTCIIMDEVDGMSSGDKGGSAAILKLIEKTKCPIICICNDRQNSKMRTLANKCYDLKFTVPNKNAVVKRLLEICKKENIMMEPNALELLWETTVGDMRQMLNTLQLLSKTYKRIQFLDLKKELNNSNKNVQSLANPFEITLKLLNFHESSKLKVREIMDLFFVDYELIPYFISENYTNVFNDNDKSPNSINKWNAFAQISYDLALADKIKYNMKTTMDFSLLPHFSILSCVCPVMRIKLLKLFMSGRINFPSAFGKISTFNKNKRLLNELCFNISYKLNVCPKYMVTSGFLSYIYFKIMTPLLKNNINEAIELMEEYNITREMITEILPSLRLPNQENLYDKLDSKVKASFTRLYNSSHVIKNDPNSLRKGLTSTEKKSTFKINEYESDEDMDELSESKEDKDDDILVKSKIDRKPTIKNRSAAKPKAPSKNIKKR